The Arachis duranensis cultivar V14167 chromosome 9, aradu.V14167.gnm2.J7QH, whole genome shotgun sequence genomic sequence ATTTGATTTTGCTCTCCCTTGTGTTCCTTTCTTAGTCACACAGTTGTAAGGCTTTCAACCTTAAAACTATGCTACATTTATGATGTGTTCATATTAGGAGTCATATTTCATGATGCCCTTTGTAACTAATCACTTACTTCCGTATCTGGATTCAGTTGCACCGGTTAAGTGATATCATTATGTGAAAAATGAGTGTTCTTATGATGTGTGagctaatttaattagattttgacCAGCTTGCTATTGGCAGAAAGTTTAACTCATAATGAGAAGATTGTGACATTGCATTCTTCAGTTCTTACTTATTATCTCCTCTTGAGCTTTTTTACTATTTGGTTCAAACTAACAGCACTGTCAAGTTTGTCACACTTGGAAATATGCGTTGCCATGTGTATTCATGTTGGTATCTTTATGTTTCTTTCTGGCAGGATTGTATTTTCCCCTCTATGGCTTTTCCATGCCATGATAGCGCGAGGCAGGTTTTCCTTGCCTGCTCCTTCAATGCCTCATGGTCGCCAAGTAAGATATCCTTTTGTCTTTCAAAAATTGGAAattacttgttttgtaggaaattgGAAACCTCAGCCTGTACTAGGTATTTGTAACTTATGTTAATAAAAATTGTGTATGGACAGTGGGCTCCTTCTCATTCAGTCGTAGCAACGCCATTACTTGTTGCATTTGAGATTCTTCTGTGTATACATCTTGGGAGCAGTTATGGTAAGCAACATTTGTAGTGGCACAACCATCAAGGATATTATTGATCACTATGTTCTTCACATCAAGGTAATTGTGGTATTATTTTATCAGATAattaattatgcttttaaacgATGCAGTTGTAAATTTGAAGATTGTCTTCTTGCCCCTGATAGCTTTTGAACTAGCTATTTTGGTTGATAACATCAggtattttatcttatttctttttgagTTTACCAATATTTATAGTTCATAACTAGTTTGTTTCTTTGTGAGTTGCTACATAATCTATCCATTCAGGTCTTAGCAATCTTTGTTGTATCTATCTTAGGATTTCTTATCCACTTTTGTACATTCTCTTGAAATAATTGCTTTCGCTATCCCCCCAAATAAATGTTAACCCGATTTATGATCATCTATCAAATGGATGCATGGATGacaaaaatgtttttttatagGATGTGTAGGGCTTTGATGCCTGGAGATGACGAAAATTTGACTGATGAAGCAGTATGGGAAACACTTCCTGTAAGATTCTATTCATTAGTTGATATATTATTAGTGGCAAGCTCTGAACTAGAATAAATTAATGTCCCCTTGTGATACTACTAGATTATGCAATTAATGGCCTATTTTATCATAGGGCCTCATCATGCTCATCTGTAATGTGTATGAATTGTGTGTTCCTTGCATTGGGATGATCTAGAAATATTTTGGCAGAAGCATGATGCTTGCTCTGTATTTCTTTTCTCCTTCCAAGCTCCGACATATTCAGTAGATTATGTGAtcttgcttttgtttttattttccaaaacGGACAACAATGAATTGTATACTTCTGTTTTTCTAGCACTTCTGGATTTCAATAGCCATGGTCTTCCTTATTGCTGCTACAGTATTCACCCTTCTAAAGATTTCTGgtaagtcttttattttctcttgaaaATTGTTGTTTATAGTGTAATTAGCTTGTTTTCCGTTATCTTGGAGTTTCCACAGcttgttgatatatttttttatgttgactGTTCTTAATATTCAGATCAATACTGTTTTGTGTTGCATTGGTTGCACTCCTTAAAAAACTCACTGTTCAACTGATACTACTTAGTACTTaagtttatcttttttttttaattttattttattttttaaaaactatctTTAAATTACCTGCAGGTGATGTAGCTGCTTTAGGCTGGTGGGACTTATTTATTAACTTCTGGTAAAATCAACATTTTGCACTAGTGTTAGTATTTTGCAATTGGCCTTAGTATTGAGCCTTTTACTTCATAAGAACCTTTTACCCTTTTGCAGTGTTGCACAGTGCTTTGCCTATCTTGTTTGTACAAAATGGCATAATCCAACAATCCATGGAGATTGCCATATTACAGAACCATGTTCATCCTCCAGTTCCATAACATATCTGGACTGGAATAGAAGAGGCTTAGTAGTTTCCTGTGATGAAGATGACCAGCAATACGGGTTATGCAGTCGGCAGAACATTGGTGGTCACATTATGAAAATTCCATTCATTGCTTTCCAAATTCTTCTTATCATGCATTTAGAGGTATGGTAGATTCTATCACGAACCTTGTCATTATGTTCTCAGCATTTGTTGATTTCCTCCACtttcgtttttcttttttattgtttgccCCCTCTTCTAATTCCTTTTCTCAAtgtatttcatttaaattttaggGAACACCATCGAGTGCAAGGGATATATCGAATAGGGTCATTTTTTCCCCACTTCTATTGTTGCAAGGTGTTGGGGTTTTATATGCATTGTGTAGATCAGTAGAGAAGATAGTTCTTTTAGTCTACACTGGAGATATTCCTAGAAGTTACTCATCTGTAGCATCAAAAGCCTTTGATTGTTTCGGGTTCTTCCATCGTGGGGCAAGGTATTCGTTTTGATCTGTTTGCCTacaaaaaattttcatcttTCGCCAATTCTCTAATCTCTAccgaacaacaacaaaaaaatgttGCTCAAACTGATTTGGAGAAttgttattttttgtgatttatttCCTAACAGGTTGCTGGGTTGGTGGTCCATAGATGAAGGGAGTAGGGAGGAAGAAGCTCGACTTTATTTTTCCGGCACTTCTGGGTTAGTAAACTACCCTGCTTCATGTTTATAAAGCATATCTTTAGGTTGTGTGCCAATTTCCCCTCAATTACAAGCTTGCTCAGTTCtgtttgaaaacttgaaatagTTCTTAAGACATTGTTTCACTCATGTTCATTAGTGATGGTAAGAACCTAGAGCTATATTATTTTGACTATTGGTGTGTGCTTCCAATAAGCTGTGTATTATTCTTTTTGTGCCGTCAATCGGCTCTTATGCTTCAAGTGTTTGTGCCTAATTCTTATACCTTCACTGTTTTGAGTGGTAGTATATAAAATGCTTAAAGATATTTCTTTCTTATGATATGGGATTCAATTTACTATTTAGGTACAATACTTTCTCCCCTGATACGGTGAAGAAGATGCCTAGAACAGATCTCGTTGAGGAGGTGAAAACCCTTTATCTGATATGTAATTACAGGCTTACAGCATTATCTTTTTGCCAATATTTTCCTCATTTAAGAATGAATTAAACCgctatattttttgttaaaccAACTATATAAGCAGGCTTGAATCGCTTTCATATGTCTCGGTAATAACAGTTCTTTATAACTCAGATTTTTAGGCTACAAGCTGCACTGGGTGAGCAGACACAAGTTACAAAGTTTAGCCAAGAGGAGTATGAAAGACTTCAAAATGTAACACTCTCAAACTTGATCTATTATTTTCTGCATTATAATATGTAAATCACCATGTCTTAGTTGTGTAAGTAGTTTAGTTCATAATCAACCTTTGAAGATTAAAAGGAAGTTATATATTGATGGATGAGCATTGTTTTTATCATTTAGTAGGTTATTTTTTTCCAGCATGCTTGAATATTTCTCAACCATATCAGGATCTCACTTTGAATTGATTTGACAAATCTATCAGGAGAAGATCTTATGTAGGGTTTGCTTTGAAGAGCAGATTAATGTTGTCTTGCTTCCCTGCAGGCATCACATTATTTGCAGGTAAGATCCCTGGCAATGTCATCACTCGTCCTCGCTCCTCTCTTATGCTTTCTATCACTGCCTTTGATTTAATTACTTTCTCTTACCATAGCCCGACCGAAAAGGAATATAGTCTTTGCTCGAAATATTACGACATCTCAATCTTCTCTAACAATTATTCCCTCTGTTCCAATTTATAATGATCTCACTTATTTCCTTGACAACTATATTGCCTTTGAATTTGTAAAAGGATGCTGTTTTTATAAAGAATCTATTTACTAAATTGCATGTTGTTGTTACTTAACAAAAATATCTTATACTTACTATGTATTGACATACTGATTTTGTGTTAATGACAGTACTTGCTGTGAGAAATGTAAGAGATGCCCCGTATGCCGAGTCAACATCGAAGAACGGATGCCTGTATATGATGTGTAGACCGAGTTCAATGAAGATGTATAGAGAGATATCCTAATCCTGTTGACCATTCTGGCTTGTGTTTTTAGATGAAACAAGCACACATGGGAGTACCAGTTTCTCTCCTCATAGTTATAGTCATGATGAGCATTGAACAGAAGGAAGTTGTATATACTTTTTTTAGTTATAGTGCATTGATGCAATTCGTATTAAGGAAGATTTCCATTCATAGGaacattgttttttttttaatacatacAGCAAAAATGGGAAGCATGGTCAAGGTCATTGTTGAAGTGTGTATATGAATTCAGAATAACATGCAGTTGAGGATTCATATCCATTCCAACATAACTATTGAGGCTTGTTTGCAGTTTGTTACCTTAAAATCTAATTCTAGATGACTTGAGCAAGTTAaacttttgttaaaaataatatcatataaaataaagtttgaCTTTTAATGAAAGAAATATGACATGTTATTCTACTTGTAATGAATCAAcgttaagaaaaacaaaataactatgaagtttttagatttttttttaaatattgggTTAAGATGATGTTATCTCCTAAAATAATTCATTATGTGTGTTGTACTAAATTGTGGAAACGccgcaattttaatttttaaattcgttaaaataacaaaatagcgatttcgttttcttttttaaaataaaacagtaATGCcgttttctattttaataattaaaaaaaatataatgtcaatgacttttttaaattttaaaaaattgagacAAAAAATGACGTTTTGTATCttctaaaaagttaaaaataaaattcataacaGAATAAAACTCAACTAAAGCCAATAACTTGATGTGTAACACATATTTTTTAcgaatattacaaaaaattagcCTTATATGGCCTTTGGTGAGTCAAAGTATAAACACTAAAATTTACCAATCATATCACACTGTTCTTAAGGCATAAAAAATTTCTGACTACCGACTATGAAAATTGACTTGACCTGTTCTGCCTTGTGAAATGCCAACCAGAAAACCATCAACAATGAGCAGAAAGACCACAAGAACCTTTAGACTTGGACAAATGATTAGTCAGAGTCAATAGCATCAAATTAACAACCGTGCCACACCACCAATGTAATACTACCATTCTATACTCTTCTTCGAGGGggacacttttcttttcttttcttttgttcaaCATTCACAATTTCACACTACTTTATTATTATCTACCATGCACTATTACTAGTAATAAGCTTCTAACGTGTTTACCAAGAAACCAATTTTTGGACTTTGGATTTTTTATATAACACTTATTAGTCCAAATAAAGGGTGTTGAATACATGCGTCATaagcatttctttttctttttcttttttaatgttatatttacaaaattaaaggaaaattaCACGTGTAGAAGTACTTGGAAGTTTCAGAGAAAGAGACAAATTCTCAAACATAAGAACAGGAacataaatatatgattttgaATCTCCGTCTCTCTACTTGCATCACCAGccactttctctttctctctctatgGCCGGGTATGTACTTtactacttttcttttcctttccctGCTTCAACTTCAAACTAGTTCATTTTCCCAGTAGAAGCTGAACTTGGGCATCTACTTTTCTTTCTATGTTTAGAATGCTAAATAGGGTTAACTCTTACATCTGAAAAATCATagctttttctgtttttgggtTTAATTTTTGTGGTGGGGTTCGCCTCTTCCTTGTTGATTGTTCTATGGTTGAGAACTAAGTTGGATGTCAGCATAAGCATATGAAAGTTGAGATTTTTAGTTTCTATGTACCTTCCCCCTTTTTATCATGCAGTTGCCGGATGCACCATTGAAATGAATGTTGTGCTTGTTTAGCTTAATGTTTATGTATTGTTCTCTAAATATAATGGAAATGT encodes the following:
- the LOC107468027 gene encoding uncharacterized protein LOC107468027; translated protein: MLVRRRVMSWRRVAKSLKALLAHALLFTFSLLLALKLDHVLHSSWWIVFSPLWLFHAMIARGRFSLPAPSMPHGRQWAPSHSVVATPLLVAFEILLCIHLGSSYVVNLKIVFLPLIAFELAILVDNIRMCRALMPGDDENLTDEAVWETLPHFWISIAMVFLIAATVFTLLKISGDVAALGWWDLFINFCVAQCFAYLVCTKWHNPTIHGDCHITEPCSSSSSITYLDWNRRGLVVSCDEDDQQYGLCSRQNIGGHIMKIPFIAFQILLIMHLEGTPSSARDISNRVIFSPLLLLQGVGVLYALCRSVEKIVLLVYTGDIPRSYSSVASKAFDCFGFFHRGARLLGWWSIDEGSREEEARLYFSGTSGYNTFSPDTVKKMPRTDLVEEIFRLQAALGEQTQVTKFSQEEYERLQNEKILCRVCFEEQINVVLLPCRHHIICSTCCEKCKRCPVCRVNIEERMPVYDV